One Algoriphagus sp. Y33 genomic window, CATAGCCTTTCCCCCAACTGTCAAAAACGAGCCCTGCACCAGATGAATTCCATCTACGAAACCGGCAATTGGCGAAAGTACAGGAACTTTTGAGCGGATATTCTCCGGCTTCAACTGATCTGCATTGATATTAATCAGCGCCAATTGACGCTTCAAACTCTCTGCTCTGGCCTTGGTTCCCTGATAATCCGCCTCTGCTTTCAAGTAGATTTTTTGTGCGGATATCTGTTCTCCGTATAAGGTCTTTTGACGCTCATATTCCGCTTTCAAATAGCCCAACTGGCTACTTGTCTCCAAGAAATCCTGTTGCAATCGGATGAAATCAGGATTTTCCAGATAGAAAAGCACCTCACCTTTCTTTACAGGCTCGCCTTCCAGCTTATTCAAGCCACTGACATAGCCACCAAAAAATGCCGAAATCTCCTGAACTCCCTCCACGGGAACTTTCACCATTCCCTGCACGGACAGGCCTTCCGAAAATCCCTCCAGTTTTGGACTTCCCCAAGTCATCTTCATCGTCTCAAACTGCTTCTGGGAAACCATAATAAACGGTCCGGAAGACGTTCCTGTCTCCACTTCCACTCCCCCATTTTCAGAGGTGTCCGGTCCGTTGCATTGAAAGAACAACAGACTGCCCACCAAAAGGGAGACATTAAGGATTGATTTTATAGGGAAATTCTTCATCAGTTTAGAAGGTAGTTGATGTCCAAAATAGTTTGTTGATAGGCAAATTTGCTTTGCAGGTACTGTAGGGTAATTGTTCGGGAATTCTCCATCAGCTGCACGTATTGGAGAAAATCGATTTCTCCTTCCTGATAGGACCGCCGGGCCTGTTCCAGTATTTGCCCCGAAAGCGTTTTGCCTTCGGCTTCATAATAATTTATGACGCGGATATTCTGATCAAGTTGTCGGTGCAGCTGCTGCGCCCGGCTTTCCAGCTGATTTCTATAGTGCTCTGCTTCCAGTTGGATTTTCTGCTGTTGGTATTCGCCGGTTCTGATATGGGATTTTTGAGCTCCAAAAAATAGAGGCACCGCTATTCCCGCCTGAAATCCCGGATAAACCTTTGCATTTGCTCCGGGATTAGTCCCACGAAACACATCCAAATTGAAATCCGGGAGGAGTTTTCTCTTTTCAGTCTGAATCTGATATGCAGACTGACTGACAGCATTTTCATAATATTCCACACCGGGATGGGCGGACCAATCTTCCTGTAAAGAAGGGGCCAGTGAAACATCCTCTTCTGAAAGCACTAGATCTCCTTCCCAATTCAGCAATAATTTCAACTGATCCAGAGCCATCAGATAATTTTCACTGGCCTCACTACTCTTGAGACTGATTTCCTGCCGCTTCCCTGCTGCCGTCAATTTCTCCAGGTAATTACTTTCCCCTGTTTCAAACTTACGGGTAGCTGCATGGGTAAATTCAGCATAGAGTGAATCGAGATACCCATAGTTTTCTATCAGTTCCTGCCAATATTTGACTGTAATAAATCCCTTACTAATCTCGCCTTCCAGCTTTCTCTTCTGCAGTTCAAACTGACTGAGTTGCATTTCTGCGCCGGCTTCCAAGGCATTTTTCTGCGCTCCATAAAGCGTCGGAAAAGCAAAACTCTGGCTTAGCCCCCATCTCCTATTGTAGACCCCATTTTCGGCGAGATCATTTTTGTCCTCCGCATAATAAATACTCGTCTTGTCCAGATTCCAGCCTTGGCCAATTTTGGCATTGGCTATCTCAAGCGACTTGTCGG contains:
- a CDS encoding efflux RND transporter periplasmic adaptor subunit — protein: MKNFPIKSILNVSLLVGSLLFFQCNGPDTSENGGVEVETGTSSGPFIMVSQKQFETMKMTWGSPKLEGFSEGLSVQGMVKVPVEGVQEISAFFGGYVSGLNKLEGEPVKKGEVLFYLENPDFIRLQQDFLETSSQLGYLKAEYERQKTLYGEQISAQKIYLKAEADYQGTKARAESLKRQLALININADQLKPENIRSKVPVLSPIAGFVDGIHLVQGSFLTVGGKAMTIISKEHLHIELVIFEKDAGNIHKGQKVQVSIPDLPGRTFEAEVFVVGQSINNERQINVHAHLPDEKEGEMLVPGMFLEAKLIQDPKEAWVVPVTSVVVSEGESYVLVQREKTENGFKLEKVVVKTGLESEGVIELLPNGELGEDTVILTYGGFNLLP